The nucleotide window tacaagaaaccggacactattcaacaggtacatggaatttggaggagaacccgccttgcaatgccgaagacaatctgcgcggcggacttgtcgtcattgaagcctggttcaggggctactgagggagtcctggattagggggtgtccggatggccggactataccttcggccggactcctggactatgaagatacaagattgaagactccgtcccgtgtccggaagggactttccttggcgtggaaggcaagcttggcgatacagatatgtagatctcctaccattgtaaccgactctgtgtaaccctagccctctccggtgtctatataaaccggagagttttagtccgtaggacgaacaataatcataccataggctagcttctagggtttagcctctctgatctcgtggtagatctactcttgtactacccatatcatcaatattaatcaagcaggacgtagggttttacctccatcaagagggcccgaacctgggtaaaacatcgtgtcctctgcctcctgttaccatccgacctagacgcacagttcgggaccccctacccgagatccgccggttttgacaccgacactcaccATGGCTGGAGCACCATTGCCGCCCGCCCTCGCCTTCTTCTGGCCATGGACGGACCACTGGCCTGAGGTGCCCATGTGCGGCGCGGGTGAGCACTGGCCTGAGGGCGCCGGAGCCGGCTTCTTTCGCGCGGAGGAGGAGGTCTTTGGCATGGACGGACCACTCCGGCGATGGGCTGGGTGGATGTGACGGCGGAGGAGCGGCGACGCACGGGATGCTGCTCcagatggtggtgtaggggagcACATGAAGTGTTTGTTAAAATGTCAGAcagggaaagaggaggaagaagaagaatgacatgtgggcctgACCCGTCATCACGGTCAACATGACAGTCAAAATAAACGGAGTTGACGATTTCCGCCATGTCAGCCCTGACAAACGGGCCCCTCCTGTTATAAACGTGTTTAAATTGTCTAAACTGGCCATTTtatgaaagtggtagttttttgtcacAGGATTAGTATTAATTTAGAGTTTTTGATTAGTTTTCAAAATGTGATAGTTCTGTGGGACGGATACGTGAAATGTGGTAGTTTTTTTGTAATTACTCCCCTCAGCGAGATCGCCGAGATTTTGCTGGACGTCCTGGAAATCGGCATGTTCCTTGGCAGCGAGGTCTTGATGGTTTGAGGAAGAGGACGACATGCCCTAAAAAAAAGCCTGGCTCACGGAGCCCCTCTTCTTGCATCACGCGTTGTCTAGCTGACTGCCTGGTCTCGCATCACACGATGAACGTCATCGGAGACGAGGGCGTGACATCGACCTCGATGACGTATTCCACCGCAACTCGATCGGCGACTACACAGTACACACACAAGACGGATCTACGAGTTCTCTCGGTGATGGTGTAACTGATCGCGCTGTCCGACACCAGCGCAGTCGCAGCATGTTTCCCACCGGCGACGCTGCCGCTGGGTCGCCTCGGCGCAGGAGGTGGCCAGCCTGTGACGGAGTGACTGGGTGACTGGGTGAGCACACGCCGGAGCTTGCGAGGAGTGCACGGCGGGTGCTCGACGAAATGCGCCGGCGACATAGCCCGACAGGTGTTCGACGAAATGCGCCGGCAGCATCGGCCCGCCCGGCAGGTGTTCGAGCCTTCGAGGTAACAACGCTCGCGAGTAATAAGTAATGGACCTGAACCGGGTGTCCTGCAAAATGGCGATGACGTGACCTTCCTGCCCAGCTCGCGGCGGCCGTGCACGCCTGCCGCCCGGCCCAGCTGCACTGCTGCTGCAGTGCCCAAGACGCCTGCTGCTACTGTGATAGGTATGCATGTGCCTACCTGCTTGCTCTTATCTTGTTGCGATTCCATTGCGCTTGCGCTGTGATGGGTACTTCAGTTATCAAATGTGCAGAAGTTCAGAAAAAGATCACCCCCTCCTCTGTGTGAAACTAGTGGGAAATGGGATTGCATTATCTATCTTAAGCGGTTGGTGTTATGGGTTAGGACCCAGGGGACAGGCACGAAGACTTGGGGATTGGCAAGTCTTCGGTCCGACGATGCACGCATCTGCTCGCAGCTTGCTGTCTTGTCGTCCTGGCCGGACTTAAAAACATGCCGATCTCTGTCCCTGTGGCAGCCTGGTACTTGAATGGCGTTATATTAGCTTGCCATGCACGTGGCACTTAAGTAAAGTAAATCTAGCGCGATTCTCGCTGGATACTACACAGGCACAGTCACAGAGCACCCCAACAAACCTCTGCAAGTCTTCAGGTCCAAGTCAATCAAAAGAACAAAGACAGGTCTGTGTTCCCACACACTTCACACACCTGCTGTAGGCCTGAAATTGAAATGGTGGTAGATAAACTTTCAGGCACCACAATCCAAGAATCGCAAAACTTTTTCGTATATTCTCGAGGTTCAGTTAAAATGAAAAAGATAGATAGAAAGGGCAGAGGAAAGAGCCAGGAGGGAACATGCTCCCTcaaaaagaaacatagtaatATATTCAGATGGAAAGACACGAGGGATAACGACCGGCTCTGGAAAACTGCCTTGGACGTTTGTGCAAGTTGTGTTATAGTAGCTTGACAATACTGTACTACTGCAAGTTATCCTATTGCAATTCGGTAGGCATGGATGTAGTAAATATGCTCTTTTTTCTGTAGTAAATATGCTGTAATCTGATTATCTGAACTCAGCACACATTTTGCCCACATAAGTTTCTGCCGCTCCCAAttaggtactccctccgttccgaatttcTGCGACGACtaatttggaacagagggagtaggaGTGTAGTAAAGATGCTGTATGAAGCTGTATGAAGCTAGGACGGACTAGGGGTGGACTGCAGAAAAAAGAGTGCTGCGCTTTTATGGCTACAACGGCGAAGCTTCGGCCATTTGAAACGGTCCACGTTTTCGGCCATGGGGATATTTCTTCATCTTGCCCACTCCCCCCTTCCTGTGCAGTGGAACTGTGGAACACTCGACAAAGACCAGCGCCGTTTACTAGTTCACCTCAATCTTGCAAACCCACATGAGCTACAATCTTTAGAGAGAAGCCAGAGATTTGCAGAGGAATCTCAGACCCATGGCGGATTCCGGGGAGCAGAACGGCAATGGCCATGCCCCTGCAGCTGCCGGCAACGCTCCCGTCGagccgcagcagcagcagccagCCGGCGCCGACGAGGCCGAGCTCGTGTGGAAGCTGCGGAAGTACCTGGTGCTGATGGCCATCCTCGTGGCGGCCATCACGTTCCAGGCGGGGCTGGCCCCGCCGGGCGGCGTCTGGCAGGAGAGCAACAAGGGCCGCGTCGCCAGCGACATCGTGATGAGGTCCAGCTACCCCAGGCGGTACCACGTCTTCTTCTACTGCAACACGACGGCGTTCGGGGCCTCGCTCATGGTGCTCATACTGCTCCTGGTGAGGAAGGTGAGCCGGAATCCGGTCTGGCTCCGCGCGCTTCAGTTCGCCATGATCCTGGGCTTGCTGGGGCTCATGGGGGCCTACGCCGCTGGGAGCTGCAGGGAGGTGAGGGCCTCTGTTTACATCTGGGTGTTACTCCTTGCCATCTTCGCCTATGTCACACTCCATGTGGTGTTCTTCAAGCACCTGGCACCTGAGGGGCTGCGGAAATTTCTATCCGGTGTCAAGAAACGTTGGAAGGGAACTCTGGGGTACATTTTCAATTCATCAAAACCAGATGAGCAAAAGGCTTCAAATGCAGAGAGGGTAGCCGATGATGGAGTGAATTCAATTAACATAGAAGAACCTGAAAGAAATGGCAGCTCCGAGCAGGTTcttgcagcagcagcagcagaagaagaagaagagaagaagaaaaaggagaaagaGGCTGCAGACAagaagagagaggaagaagtggAACATCTTGAAAGAAATCGCAGCTCCTTGCTGGTTCTTGCCACACTGGCAGCAACCGTGACTTATGTCGCAGGGCTAAGTCCTCCAGGTGGCTTCTGGTCTGATGATAACAATAACCACATTCCTGGTGACCCGGTGCTGCGAGATCACTACCCACGCCGATTCAAGGCCTTCTTCTATTGCAATGCCACTGCTTTTGCTGGATCACTCGTCATCATCATCATGCTCCTCAGTCAAACAGCGTTGGATCATGTTGTCAAGTCAAATGCTCTGCGGATGTGTGTGCTAGTTAGCCTCTTTGGGCTTATGGGGGCATATGCTGCCGGAAGTTGCAGGGAGGTCCATACATCTATCTATGTCTTTGCACTTGTTGGCGCAGTCTTTCTCTACCTCATCATTAAGTTTATTGGACCTGCTGTGCCCAAGCCGGGGGGTGTAGGAAACACCATCACACGTCTGGAAGAGAAGTGGGATAAACTGCTTAAGAAGCTGAAAGATTTCTTCATGACCCCGTCAGAACGTGACCAACCGCCTCAATCCAACAACAGCAACAGCTCAAACACTGATGATCCTGCTAAGGATGGTCTACAGAAGTTGCGCACATACCTTCTATTGCTTGGCATCCTTGCTGCCACAGTCACCTACCAAGCTGGGCTGAATCCACCAGGAGGCTTTTGGACAGATAGTACTGATGAGCATACTGCTGGTGATCCAATTTTGGAGGTCATCAGTCCCAAGCGCTACAAGGCATTCTTCTATTGCAACGCCACAGCATTCGTAGCCTCTTTGGTTATCATCATCCTGCTCCAGAGTCAGCAGATTACCCTTCATGCCATGAAGCGTAATGTACTGCAAACAGCGATGGCAGTGGTTCTCTTTGGTCTCATGGGAGCCTATGTTGCTGGAAGCAGCAGGAAGTTCTCAACATCCATTTATGTGTTCATTCTAGTGCTCCTGGTTTTCGCCTATGTGGCACTTCATACTATATATGTACCTCGCATTCTCAAGGCACCAGTGAAGAAGTTAATAGAGGATATAGAGGCTTCCATACCAGAATCCTCCCAAAATCTTGGTCCTTCTGAACTTGCTACTGAAGAAAAAGATTTGCAGAAGAGGCGCAAGTTTCTGATGTTGCtcgcaattctagcagcttctatCACATACCAAACTGGCATAAGCCCACCAGGTGGCTTTTGGACTGACAACAACGGCCACCGAGCAGGTAACTCGGTGTTTCGTGACGAGTTCCGAAACCGTTATAGGGTGTTCTTCTACTTCAATGCCACTGCTTTCATGGCGTCCCTGGCCGTTATTCTGTTGCTTGTTAGCAAGAGGCTATGCGACAGAGGTCTGAAGTGCTATGCGCTGCGCACATGTGTACTGGTTGATCTTATCAGCCTCATGGGTGCTTTTGCCGCTGGAAGCTGCAGAAAAGTGTCAACATCTGCCTATGTCATTCTTGTCATTGTTGCTGTGTTTGTCTATGTCATGATTCAAGTCATGGTTCTAGTATATGCAAAAGACAAGGTGAATAAACTGATGGTGTGGATGTTCAAAGGACAAATGGCCAGCTATAAAATTTTAGAGCACCAAGATACATCTACGGATCGCAAGAGAAGCACACGGGAGCACAAATGGCGCAAAGATTTAATGATGATTGGGACTCTTGCAATCACTGTCACATACCAAGCTGGTCTGCTCCCGCCAGGAGGAGTTTGGCCTGATGACCGGGATGGCCATTTTGCAGGTGACCCAATCCTCCATGATACCAACTTAACACGGTACAAGGTATTCTTCTACTGCAACGCCACAGCATTCATGGCCTCAATGGTCATGGTCAGCCTCCTACTGAACAACACAATAAGCAAGTACAAGAGATCTCTTCTTGTTATGAAAACGGCAATGGTATTGGGATTGCTTGGTTTACTTGGGGCATATGCTGCGGGCAGCTGCAGGAAGTTTAAGACATCTGCGTACATTTTTGCACTTGTCATTGCCGTGATCATCTACATCGTCATTCATGTCTTATTGTCATTTGACGAAGTGGCAAGGTTAGTGAAGGAGAAGTGGGAAAAGTGGGTGGGATGTCTGCAAAATTGCTTCGGTTGCAACTGATTCAAGCAATCAACCATCTGATGGAGAACCAGGACAAAGTCCTCTGCCTGTGTAAGAGTAGTCTCAGTTGTGGCATTTGTTCAGTCTATCATGAGATAGACACAACCTCCAAAGTTTCAATTTGTGTTTTATTCTTGctcaaggccatcatgtagtatTATTTGGTGCATTCTTTGAATGTGAGCAAAAGATAATACAAATGACAACTGTGAGGTGTGAAGTGGCTCTTCTTTCTTAGTTAACAATCTGTGGAATTACCTCATGAAGTGAAAATTGTTTGCCTACACGAATATGCAGATCATATGGTAACCCAGGAATGCAATATGCCAATATTTATTAGTGGTAGAGAATGCTAACTGACAATATCCAAATTTGCAATAACACCAGAATAACCACCTAGTGGAGAGGGGCAAAACAGCCTGCATAGATACTCTCAATCCTTGGAACGATACTGAAAGAGATAATTAGGAGCGACGTTACAAAGTGAGGATGTAATTTTAGCTAAATAGTCTCTTTGAAAATGACGCAATTCAGTGGATTACTGCAGCGCGGTGTCACTAGCATTTTATCAGCACTGGAACACTGATACCTCCATTGGATTCTTGAGTTGAGTTCTCCTGTTCTTGTGTGTAGATGATGTTCAGGTATGAGGTTATTTTGGGTAGTATGCAATATTTCTACATACTGCACTTTCTCTGTTTCTACAAATAAAATTtcaagggggggaggggggtttggaAGATACTTGTTCAAGGATGGAGTCATGGCAGGAATaaaccttcctttcctttttgcaAAAGAGGAAGGACTAGATCATGGGAGTGTGCACAAGGCTCACTGTGCAGTTGTAAAGTATATTAATACATTATTCCCTTAAAAATTGATAAATGACAAGTAATCTGAAAGCTTGGTTGAGAATAGCTGTACCAATATGTTTGGATCACGCGATCTATGTACCGGGATGGCTTTAAAGCAATTAGAGGGATGAACATACAGCACTTCTTGACTGGAAATAAGATAATTTATAACTAAGCTAATACATATGGTTCCTTTTTAGGGGTTAGTTTGATATCTCATAATTTATAATTTATTTTAAAATCGGAATATCTAATAAATGTACGCCCATGCTATTAGATCTTATAGTTGGAAAATGAGACTTAAATATTGCGGCATATGTAATCTGGAAGCAGATTCTCTGACATTAAGATTAGATGCTGCTACCAACAATAAGCTCAGGACCAACCAGGTCAACTAAAAGACAAGAGCAAGCGGGAACTGTCTACTTTGTGCAGGATTGAGAAAATAAATACTGCAGACAAATCGCAAATGTCACAATCAATGTTTTGAAGATGACTTCATCAAAGGGATAAAAGAAGCTTATAATCAGCGAGAGATAATAATTAAAAAAGGTCATATCAGTGATTAGCACACATTCCTGAACAAGGACAAGGAATACTCTTACATGATAAGCATAGAAATACCGCATTACAGGATTCAAACCCGTTTTACTGTTCATGCTGGGCCACTGCAAGAGATGCTTTGCAACTGTTACACAAAGCTGGGAATCGACTAGGAATAACCAAATGGAAACACTTagttttctgtttctttttcatttttGACGATAGCATGGTCGTTTCTGAATGGCTAAATATGAAACTATTTTCTAATATCCTTTGACTGTTTCTGTCTGTAAATTTGTCATTTGATTTGATTTCACTGTTTGTTTTCTTCACACCCTCTTAACTTCTGGAAATAATAACAAGGACCAGAACCTGGGAATATTCTGAATCCTAAGCAAGACAGATGAACGCGGCAATCTTCAGACTTCAAATTCTTAGTTGAGATTTGCTTTGGTTCTATGAGCTCATGGTCATGGAGTCCGAGCCACACCCTGGTAATGGTCATGAACCACAAAATACAGCAagtcaacaacaacaacatcagTATGATGAACAAACACCGAGTAGTGCTGATGAAGCAGAGTTTCTATGGAACCTGAGGAAGTACTTGATCCTGCTGGCAACTTTATCGGCCACTATCACCTACCAGGCGGGGCTGGCACAACCGGGTGGTCTCTGGCCAGATAACCAGCAAGGTTACCTTGCCAGTGACGCTGTCATGTTTCTTAGCCGCACCAAGCGGTACAGGATGTTCTTCTACTGCATTCCTTACATCACTCATTGTTCATATCCTGCTCCTGGTCAGGGAGCTGAGACGGAATGCAATTTGGCTCCGTTCGCTGCAGTTTGCGCTGCTGCTTGACCTGCTCTGACTTGTGGGGGCCTATGCTGCCGGGAACCGCAGGGAGGTCAGAACATCCGTTTATATCTGGGCATTACTTGTTGGCATCTTCACGTATGTTGGACTTCATGTAGTATTCTTCCTCCATCTAGCTCCTGAATGGCTTGGAGAAATATTCTGGGACATCTAGAGGTTCCGGGAAGATTCTATAGCACACATTTTCAATAGAAGGTGGTACATAAAACATGAGCTAGATGCTGCTATCCAAGATGAGCTACATAAAACATGAACTTTTGTGTTCTCTGTCAGTGGCGGAGCCAGAAACTCAATATAGAGGGGGGCAAACATGTTATATAATGTTAGACAGGGCCAAATCATCTAAATCTTGCTAATTTTGTTTGAGAAATGGAGGATTAAGAGCACATATAGTGGTATTTATGAGAggatagggggggggggggggccttgGCCCCTGCCAGCACCCATGCCTCCGCCACTGTTCTCTGTTGCTTGGGCggtttgctttatatataaagcggggcaaAAGCCTCTTTTGGTATCCGAGATGAAAAGGAGGCACTGGAGCAGAATCACGGTTTTTTGCTGGTTGCCGCTACATTGGCAGCAACAAAGACATATACTACAGGGTTAAGTCCACCAGGTGGCAGATCTTACTGGTATGATAACAAGGGTAGCCACATTGCTGGCGACCTGGTGCTTCGAGACAAATACCCCCTCGGCTTCAACGCGTTTATGTTCTTAAATAAAACTGCCTTTTATGGATCCATTGTCATCATCACCATGCTTCTCAGTAAAATGGGAGTGAATTGCATTGACATGTCAAATGTAATTCGGTTGTGGATTCTGATCAGTCTTACGGCTACTTATGTCGTAGGGAGTCACAGGAAAATCCATACATCTATCTTTGTGTTCCCACTTTTTGGTGCAGTCCTACTCTACCTCAACATTCAATGGGTTGCTCCTATAGTGCCTAAGCCGGAATTTATGAGGAAGTGTATCAAGTGGATGGAAGGACAGCAGAATAAGCTGGTCTTGAAGCTAAACTCCTTTATGTATAGTTGCAGCAGATCCATTGGGCAGGTGACACGATTACAGTATGATGGGCAACATTCTTTCAGAAATGGCGCATCAAGCACTGTTAATAATGTGAAAGATGACTTGGGGAAGTTGCAGACATACCTTTTATGGTTTGCCATCCTTGTTGCAAGTATTACATACCAAGTTGGGTTGCATCCCCCCGGTGGGTTTTGGCCACCACCTAAACCAATTATGAAGTAAAGAGGTATTGTATTCCTCAGTCCAGAAGATATGCAAGAatcaaagaaatctatgaaggagaAAGGTATTAAatctgaagacgttaagaatctACCACCTATtgtattgaagaaatacatgaaCTTGAAATCCCGACATAGGTAATGGAGGTAAATTCTCTTTATAGATTTGATGAGGGTGACATTTCTTATAATAAATCTCCTAGTCTAtgcttggatgaatttgataatttCATTATTTAGCAAGAAAACTTCAATAAATACATAAGTGATCAAATgaaacacaatgcttttatgatTGAACGCTTGAGTGATATAATGTTCAGGATTGTTAATGATGTTAAAGGATTATATAAGCACTCATCTATGGTTCAAACacaattagaacaagttgctaaaacACAAAATGATTTGCTTAATAAGAAACAATAAAATGAACAATCATGTTGTTAGAGTAataactagaggaggtaaaacgACTCAGGATCCTCTATATCCTGAAGGTCATCCTAAACGAATTGAATAAAGTTCTTAGAGAATTAATAATGATGTACTAGTTAACCTAGgaggaaaaagaaaaagaaaaatattaAGGATAGAACTTTGCATGCATCCTGTGAACTTGTCATAGAAAACCTTCTCAGAATTCTAAAGatgtttctatttctgatgttgagaCACAGTCTGATAATGAACATATACGTAGTGATGATGAAAATGGCGATGCCAATGATGATCACATTGATACTCAATGAGACAATAATAAAGAATCTGATAGTGATATAGAAATAGAACCTGCAATTGATCTTGATAACACACCTCCTtaaaataaaagatatgacaaaaaAGACTTCATTGTTAGAAAATATGATAAataaagagagccttgggttcaaaaacccatgccatTTCCTAGTAAGGTTGTAAAATACAGAGATGAGGAGGCTTTTAATCGCTTTGTTGAAATGCttagtgtcgtggaattgtcacggcagatgtcctagcggaaggacttagtcgtagggccatcgcaattaggaagcttaaaggggttaatccggacaaaggacacgagaggttttatactagttcggccccttgcgatgaaggtaaaagcctacgtctagttgtgttggaattgctggggtttcgattaCCAAGAGGCCATtccgccggcttggttatcgatctcttgtttcttaccctaagccgctaccgggtcgtccccttatattcACGGgctgacgcctggcggcctacagagtcccgaccgACTCATAAAGCGTGTCCGGCTCgatgacttcttttacatgcttttccttacaagtctttctttacatacGACGGTTTATAacattgggccttaagccgcctctgggcttaggccttctataagccttaataaactatcaccttgaatgTTTATTGGGCTTCCTTTGTGACCCGTCATTGGGACTGACCATGCCCCTCCTGGGCAGGTCATAACggatagctatatccccaacattaggctccaggttgactttgaactttgttctttgtcaatctttaATACTTAGAAAAAATCCATCTTCCTTTCTTCGCAGAAATTTttataacccgccatgacgtcatttCCTGAAAACACAAAAAACCAATGTGACATCATCTCTCAACGGATCTTTATTCTTTAATGCCTTCCGAGAATCAAGGCGTTCGTttagttggataatcattatttGGGTCTCCTCGATTTTCGTGCCCGCATGTTCGCTTactcccttataaataggcacgccccGGTCTTCATCATTCTTCTCTCTCCTTCATCTTCCTTCTCTCGCAACCTCCGCTgctgctcgagctccgccgccgccagagAGCCTCTCACCTCCGTCGACCTCGCCCGCTGCATCGACCGGAATCAGTCCAGAAAAACGGCGGCGACCTTCCGTGGAAGCTCTTTGGCTGTAAGCGTTTCCCTTCTTGCCCCTCAGATCTACATTAGGGCTTTCTAGGTTTCTGCATGTTCTTCGTAGTTCATCGCAGCTTCTCCGTAGTTCTTCCCTGCAgcctcttcttgatccaaaaagagataCATGTTTGTGCAGTAGTTGTTTTGTGCTTGCTCTTGACACTAGTAGATCCCTTTTCCCAATATAAAGGCCTCATTAGGACTTACAAACTCATCTGCGCTAAacttttaggtctagaattttttCCATTTTGAGTAGCCATTTGATTTGGAATAATATCAAGCAATTtgggaaacttgtttgtctcagcacttagctgaatctgctttctcaaatatctgtagtcatggcggcttatggtgctggcttacttttccttatatgacattagcccttacttaagccgccattactcccCTGTATCATCATCATTTACTTTCACCATTGTCATTGAATTAAGCCGGTATGTTGCTTTCTTTTCAGTTCGTCTTTTGaacatcatgccgtccaaagcaccgactgtctgcaactgggttccctcaacaGTCACTGAGGACAATATGAAGGAATTCTTTACCATAGGTTTTTTCCCAGGGAAGAATGTTATGTCCTACCGTGCGCCTGACCCGGAGGAGGAACGGCCCAATTCAAAAGATGGTGAAGTTATCGTCTTTTCTAatcacatgaaccgtggcttttcACCACCCgactcaaagttcttcagagatgtcctccattttttcaaactccacccttAAGACATCGGGCctaattccatatccaatatttgcaacttccaagttctttgcgaggtgtaccttcaagaagaaccgactgtggaactctttagagagtatttttatctgaaccgccagaatgagtaCATCAACGGCCCTAGCCTGGAACTTGGAGGTATCTCAATTCAGCGTTGACAAGGCTCCGTCTTCCCCCTAATAGTCTTGCCGAGTcatcccaaggactggaatcAGATTTGGTTCTATTGTCAAGACACATCACCAGCAAATGAGCatccactgccgggttatcgcaCAGAGCGTCTTGACTCCAAATTTGCACTCCCTGACAAGCTCACTGCCGCCGAACGCAAAAAGCTGATACCATCCATTAAAAGGATTAACGCTTTACTGGGGAACGTCTTAACCGGAGTTGACTTAACCCATTGCTGGGTTGCGTGgtgggtcatccctctaagccgccgatccaaaCTGATGTACgaatatggtggaggcccagatgactctcttcgtcacagctcTGTTCAATTAactgaagaagatattgtttcaatgtcaactcTTCTGGTGAACGGTAAATACGAAGACTGCAGTAAAGTCGGGTTAAaccctttctgcaagcttaacccagTGCTAGAGGTAAAGAACCTTTACTCTCTTCCTCTTTGCATTTTTCTCAGTTGTTTTAAATACTTGCATGACCTTTCATCTTGCTTGTTTTTTTATAGGCCAAATCTGATTTCTGGAAAGCCAAGTACGATCACGAAGCCGCCAAGAAAGCCATAGCCGCCGCCATAACCGCAAA belongs to Triticum urartu cultivar G1812 chromosome 7, Tu2.1, whole genome shotgun sequence and includes:
- the LOC125522545 gene encoding uncharacterized protein LOC125522545, encoding MADSGEQNGNGHAPAAAGNAPVEPQQQQPAGADEAELVWKLRKYLVLMAILVAAITFQAGLAPPGGVWQESNKGRVASDIVMRSSYPRRYHVFFYCNTTAFGASLMVLILLLVRKVSRNPVWLRALQFAMILGLLGLMGAYAAGSCREVRASVYIWVLLLAIFAYVTLHVVFFKHLAPEGLRKFLSGVKKRWKGTLGYIFNSSKPDEQKASNAERVADDGVNSINIEEPERNGSSEQVLAAAAAEEEEEKKKKEKEAADKKREEEVEHLERNRSSLLVLATLAATVTYVAGLSPPGGFWSDDNNNHIPGDPVLRDHYPRRFKAFFYCNATAFAGSLVIIIMLLSQTALDHVVKSNALRMCVLVSLFGLMGAYAAGSCREVHTSIYVFALVGAVFLYLIIKFIGPAVPKPGGVGNTITRLEEKWDKLLKKLKDFFMTPSERDQPPQSNNSNSSNTDDPAKDGLQKLRTYLLLLGILAATVTYQAGLNPPGGFWTDSTDEHTAGDPILEVISPKRYKAFFYCNATAFVASLVIIILLQSQQITLHAMKRNVLQTAMAVVLFGLMGAYVAGSSRKFSTSIYVFILVLLVFAYVALHTIYVPRILKAPVKKLIEDIEASIPESSQNLGPSELATEEKDLQKRRKFLMLLAILAASITYQTGISPPGGFWTDNNGHRAGNSVFRDEFRNRYRVFFYFNATAFMASLAVILLLVSKRLCDRGLKCYALRTCVLVDLISLMGAFAAGSCRKVSTSAYVILVIVAVFVYVMIQVMVLVYAKDKVNKLMVWMFKGQMASYKILEHQDTSTDRKRSTREHKWRKDLMMIGTLAITVTYQAGLLPPGGVWPDDRDGHFAGDPILHDTNLTRYKVFFYCNATAFMASMVMVSLLLNNTISKYKRSLLVMKTAMVLGLLGLLGAYAAGSCRKFKTSAYIFALVIAVIIYIVIHVLLSFDEVARLVKEKWEKWVGCLQNCFGCN